Below is a genomic region from Fusobacterium nucleatum.
CTTCTGAAAAATCAAAAATATTATTATCTTTAAATAAAATTTCCCCTTCTATTTGCATATTCTTATTTTTTAACCCCATTATCATTTTAGATAACATTGTTTTTCCAGAACCACTTTTTCCAATTATTGATATTATTTCTTTTTCTTTTAATTCAAAATTTATATTTTTTAATATTTTTTCATCTGATATTTTTAATGAAAGGTTTTTAATTTCTAAAATATTCATTTTATACCTCTAAATTTCTCTTCAATTTGTGAAGCTATGAAACGAAATGAGCCAACAGCTAATAATATCATTATCCCTGGATATAACATAAGATTGGGGTGATTTCTAAAAAATGTTCTACTATCATGTATCATATTTCCCCATTCTGATATATTGGGCTGTACTCCTATTCCTAAAAATGAAAAAGAAGAAATCATTAAAATAATATTTCCTATATTCATCAAACTAGCTGTTAGTATAGGTCCATACACAAATGGAAAAATATGTTTTTTTAAAATATATCTAGCTGGCATTCCCTTTAAAATAGCATACTTTACATATTCATTTTGTTTTTGTGATATAACTGAATTTTTTAAAATTCTAGCATAATAAATCCATTCAACTGCAACAACAGAAATTATCATATTACTTATTCCTGCACCTAACATTCCAACTAATACCATAGCTAGTAAAAAACTTGGAAATGTTGAGAATATCATAGTCAACCAATCAAAAAAGCTTTCTTCTTTCCCTTGCCTCCAACCGACGAAAAGTCCTGTTGGAACACTTATTAACAACAATATAATTTGTATGCTAAGTGATATTGAAATAGAAAGTCTTGCTCCATAGATTATTCTTGATAAAATATCTCTACCTAGGGCATCTGTTCCTAAAAGATATGTTTTATTTGGAGAAAGTAATTTTAAAGATAAATCTACATATTGAGGATCATAAGGTGCTACTATTGGAGCTACTATTGCCAATACTATCCAAAAAAATAATAAAAATATAGCAAAATAAAATTTTATATTTTTAGCCATTGTTTTTTCCACCTTTAATCCTTGGGTCTAAATATTTTAAAATACTATTCATAAAATGTGTTGCTATTATAAATAACATACCAAAAACCATAATACAAGCCTGAATCAAAGGTATATCCCCCGCTTGAATTGCCTTTGTAAAAAGAAAACCTATTCCTGGCCAAGAAAATATTTCTTCAACAAGTATAGAACCTGTAAGTATAGATACAAAAGTAAAAGAAAATCCACTTAAAATAGGTATCCAAGCTCCTTTTAAAAGATAATTAAATATTATGTATCTTTTTTTCAAACCTCTTAATACTGCATTTTCTAATAAATTATTTTGTATATTTTCTAATATACTTTTTTTAATAAATTCTATATATTGACCTATAAAAGGAACAGATAATGTTATACTTGGAAGAATAAAATTTAAAAATCCTCCTCTCCCAGAAACTGGCAACCAGTTTAATTTTACTGAAAATAATAATATCAATGAAAAGCCTAACCAAAAAACAGGCATTGAAACAAATATTGTTGTGATACTGATAACTATTTTATCTATCCAAGTTCCAGTTTTTATAGCTGATAATATTCCTATTGGTAAAGAAATTAATATTATTAGAAATGTTGAAAATATTGTTAATTGAAAAGTTGCATATAAGGCTTTAAAAGTTAAATAAATAGCTGGTTCTTTCCTTAAAAATGAATATCCAAAATTTCCCAATAAAACATTTTTTAACCATTTTAAATATTGAATTATTAATGGAGAATTTAAGCCTAATTCTTCTTTTTTTTGCTTTAATAATTCATCTGTTATAGGAAGATGAGAAGCCCGCAGATAATTTTCTGCGGGATCTCCTGGTGAAAGTTGGATAAATATAAAAGCAAGTATTGATATTACAAGCAATGCAGAAATAATATCAAAAATCTTTTTTTTCATATTTCTCACCTTAATTATTTTTTATCTATATAACTTAAAGGTAATTCATATTCTTGAGGCATAAATCTAACTCCTATTAAGTTATCTCTATATACTGCTATTAGAGATTGATAAGTTAAAGGTACATAAACAGCTTGTTCATGTAATGTTGTTAAGATTTCTTTATAAAGTTGTTCTACTTTTTCTGGATTAGCTTCAAGTAAAACTTGATGAATTTTTGCATCTAATTCTTTTTTCATTGGTAAACCAAGTTGAGCTTCATAATCAGGATTTCCATTTTCTGCAACGGTTGCCATAGCATTTATATAAGCATGTGGATCCCAAGGTGCTCCCCAAGAATAATTTAACATTACATTATATTTTAAATCATCTGTCTCTTCCCAGAAATTCTTTTCTTCTAATGCTTTTATTTCTACATTAACTCCAATTTTTTTCCATTGTCCTTGAATATATTCAGCAATTTGTTTATCTAAAGTTTTTGTTGCTATATATGGGAATACTACTGTTAGAACTTTTCCATCTTTTTCATAGAATTCTTTTCCCATTTTATATCCTGCTTTTTCAATATATTCTTTTGCTTTATCAAGATTATATTCAAAAGGTTTTAAATCTTGTTTCGAGTGAGGCATATTTGGTGCAAATATTGTATCTGCTGGTTTTTCTATACCATTTAGTATACCTTCAGATATTGCTTTCTTATCAGTTGCATAAGTTAGTGCATATCTTAAATTAATATCACTTAATGGACCTGTTGTTGTATTAAACATAAGTAATCTTGTTGACATAGGATCAGATACCGCTGTCTTATATTTTGGATCTTCTTGATAAGATTTAAAAGTATCATAGCTTATTAAACCATTTCCATAAATCATATCAAGTTCACCAGCTTCAAATTGCAAAGCTCTTGTTTCTGCATCTGGAATTATCTTTATTACTACTTCATCAAGTATAGGTTTTTCTCCCCAATAGTTAGGATTCTTTTCAAAAATTGCATATTCATCTTTTTTATGTTCTTTTAATATCCAAGGTCCTGTTCCTATTGATGCTTTTATACCTTTGTATGTATCTCCATCATCTGGAAAACCTGCATCAGCTAAAAAACGAATTGGTCTTATCATTGCTAAATCATATAAAGTTGGAGTGTAAGCTTCATCTAAAATAAATTCAAAAGTATTTTCATCTACTGCTCTATATGAACTGATATGTCCAGTTAATCCAAACCAAGAATGTCTTTCTTTATTTAAAAATATAGAATCAAAATTTTTCTTTACATTATTTGCATTAAAATCACTACCATCTGAAAATTTTACTCCCTTTCTTAAATGAAAAGTATATGTTTTTCCATCTTCAGAAATTTCCCAACTTTCTGCAAGTGATGGCAAAATTTCACCATTTTCTCCATAATTTACAAGCCCTTCATAAACCATTCCCTGTGTAATAAATTGATCTGGTAAATAAGCATGTGGATTTAAAAATCCAATATCTTGATGCCATGATATTGTTAAAGTCTTCTTTTGTGTATTTTCAGTTTTTGTTTCCTCTTTACCTTTTTCACCACAAGCAACTAAAAATAGTAAAGATAATGCTAACATTAAAAACAACTTTATTAATTTTTTCATAATACCCCCTACCTCTCCTTATTAAATTATTTTTAACCTATTTGGTATTGTATTAGTATAACATATTTAGCAAATAAAAACAATTAAATAAAAGTATTTAAAAGAATATCAAACTAATTTTTATATAAAAATTTTTTTAAATAAATCTTGACAAATTAATAAAAGAATATTATATTAATGATGTAAATAATTAAATATGTAAAATAAGGTCTTCAGGGCAGGGTGAAATTCCCGACCGGTGGTATAGTCCACGAAAGCGTTTGCTTTGATTTGGTGAAATTCCAAAACCGACAGTAGAGTCTGGATGGGAGAAGAATTAGATTTTTTTAATTGTACTCATATTGCTCAGACTTTGTTTGAGCATTTTTTTATTAAAACAAAAATTTTAAATATATTTGGAGGAAAAAATGAAAGTATTTGAAGGAAAATTTAATGGAAAAGGAACAAAAATTGCAATAGTTGCAGCTAGATTTAATGAATTTATTACATCTAAATTAATAGGTGGAGCAGAAGATATTTTAAAAAGACACGAAGTTCAAGATGATGATATAAATCTATTTTGGGTACCTGGAGCATTTGAAATACCTTTAATAGCTAAAAAATTAGCACAATCAAAAAAATATGATGCAGTTATAACATTAGGAGCTGTTATAAAAGGTTCTACACCTCACTTTGATTATGTATGTGCAGAAGTTTCAAAAGGTGTTGCACATGTTAGTTTAGAAAGTGAAATTCCTGTGATATTTGGGGTTTTAACAACTAACTCAATAGAAGAAGCTATTGAAAGAGCAGGAACAAAAGCTGGTAATAAAGGAGCTGATGCTGCTATGACTGCTATTGAAATGATAAATTTAATAAAAGGAATCTAATATGGACGAAGTTTTAGATGAAAAATATATGGCAAGAGCTATTGAACTTGCTAAAAGAGGAATAGGTGGTGTAAATCCTAATCCACTTGTTGGAGCAGTTGTAGTTAAAGATGGTAAAATTATTGGTGAAGGTTGGCATAAAAAATATGGTGGTCCTCATGCAGAAGTTTGGGCTTTAGACGAAGCAGGAAAAAATGCAAACGGAGCTACAATTTATGTAACCTTAGAACCTTGTTCTCATCAAGGAAAAACTCCTCCCTGTGCTAAAAGAATTGTTGAATCAGGTATAAAAAAGTGTGTTGTTGCTTGTATTGATCCAAACCCTTTAGTTGCAGGTAAAGGTATCAAAATAATAGAAGATACTGGAATTGCAGTTAAACTTGGAGTTTTAGAAAAAGAAGCTAAAGAAATTAATAAAATATTTTTTAAGTATATAGAAAATAGAATTCCTTATCTATTTTTAAAATGTGGAATTACTCTTGATGGAAAAATAGCTACAAGAAGTGGAAAATCTAAATGGATAACCAATGAGATAGCTAGAGAAAAAGTTCAATTTTTAAGGACTAAATTTATGGCTATTATGGTGGGAATAAATACTGTTTTAAAAGATAATCCAAGTTTAGATTCAAGACTTGATGAAGAAAAATTTGGCATAGAAAAAAGAAATCCTTTTAGAGTTATTATTGACCCTAACCTTGAAAGTCCAATAGAAGCTAAGTTTTTAAATTTTAATGATGGAAAGGCAATAATAGTTACATCTAATGATAATAAAGGGCTTGAAAAAATTGAAAAATATAAAAATCTAGGAACAATATTTATTTTTCTTGAAGGAAAAATATTTAAGATGCAAGATATATTAAAAGAATTAGGAAAATTGGGAATTGATTCTGTTCTTTTAGAAGGAGGAAGTGGACTTATTTCAACTGCTTTCAAAGAAAATATAGTTGATGCAGGAGAAATATTTATTGCTCCAAAAATTATTGGAGATAATTCTGCCATCCCTTTTATAAATGGATTTAACTTTGATAGTATGGAAGAAGTTTTTAAACTTCCTAATCCTAAATTCAATATCTATGGAGATAATATATCTATTGAATTCGAAAATTTATAGATATTATCTAAAAATAAGTGAGGTACGAATGTAAATTTTAGGTGAAAAATCAAATAGAATGAGCCGAGCAAATCTCAACATGTTTGAGCTAACTTGTTAGCGAGTTGGTTGAATTTGCAGCGAATTCTTGATTTTTTATCGTTAAGAAATTTACTCAGTAACGAACTATTTTTAATAATTAGTAAGGTAAGGTGGTATATGTTTACAGGTTTAGTTGAAGAAAAAGGTAGTGTTATTTCTTTAAATAATGGAGATAAATCTATCAAATTAAAAATAAAAGCGAATAAAGTTTTAGAAAATGTTAAACTTGGAGATAGTATAGCAACCAATGGTGTGTGCCTGACAGTTACTGAATTCTCAAAAGATTATTTTGTTGCAGATTGTATGTTTGAAACTATTTCTAGGTCTAATTTAAAAAGATTAAAAGCAGGAGATGAAGTGAATTTAGAAAAATCTATCACTCTAGCAACTCCACTTGGTGGACATTTAGTTACTGGTGATGTGGACTGTGAAGGTGAGATTGTTTCTATCACACAAGAAGGAATTGCTAAAATTTATGAGATAAAAATTAGCAGAAAATATATGAGATACATTGTTGAAAAAGGGAGAGCTACTATTGATGGAGCCAGTCTTACAGTCATTTCTCTAACTGATGATACTTTCTCTGTTTCTCTTATACCTCATACACAAGAAAAAATTATATTAGGTAGTAAAAAAGTTGGGGATATTGTAAATATTGAAACTGACTTAGTTGGAAAATATATTGAAAGATTTGTCTATCTTGACAAACTTGAAGAAAAAGAAAATAAAAAAAGTAAAATTACAAAAGAATTTTTACTTGAAAATGGTTTTTAGGAGGATAAAATGATTTACAAAATTGAGGATGTATTAGAAGATATTAAGAATGGTATTCCTCTAATAATAGTAGATGATGAAAATAGAGAAAATGAAGGGGATCTTTTTGTTGCTGCTGAGAAAGCAACTTATGAAAGTATCAACCTTATGGCAACATTTGCAAGAGGTTTAACTTGTACACCTATGTCAACTGAATATGCTGTTAGATTGAATTTAGACCCAATGACTGCAAGAAATACAGATGCAAAATGTACTGCCTTTACTGTATCAGTTGATGCAAAAGAAGGAACTACAACTGGAATTTCAATAGCTGATAGACTTACAACTATAAAAAAATTAGCAGATATTAATTCTGTGGCTAATGATTTTACAAGACCTGGGCATATTTTTCCATTGATTGCAAAAGATAGAGGTGTGTTGGAAAGAGAAGGACATACTGAGGCAACAGTTGATTTATGTAAAATTTGTGGACTTACACCTGTATCTGTTATCTGTGAAATTTTAAAAGATGATGGTACTATGGCAAGAATGGATGATTTAGAAATTTTTGCTAAAGAACATAATTTAAAAATTATTACAATAGCTGATTTAATAAAATATAGAAAAAGAACTGAACAGCTTATGAAAATTGATGTTGTTGCTAATATGCCAACTGATAGTGGTACATTTAAAATTGTAGGTTTTGATAATCTCATTGATGGTAAAGAACATATTGCCCTTGTCAAAGGTGATGTTGCTGGTAAAGAAAATGTTACAGTTAGAATACACTCTGAATGTTTCACAGGAGATATTTTAGGTTCTTTAAGATGTGATTGTGGTTCTCAATTAAAAACTGCAATGAGAAGAATTGATAGACTTGGGGAAGGAATTGTTCTTTATCTAAGACAAGAAGGTAGAGGCATAGGACTTTTAAATAAATTAAGAGCTTATAATCTTCAAGAAGAAGGTATGGATACACTAGATGCAAACTTACATCTTGGTTTTGGTGCAGATATGAGAGATTATGCTGTTGCTGCACAGATGTTAAAAGCATTAGGGGTAAAATCTATAAAACTTTTAACTAATAATCCATTAAAAATTAACGGACTTGAAGAATATGGAATGCCTGTTGTTGAAAGAGAAGAAATTGAGATTGAAGCTAATAAGATTAATAAAATATACTTAAAAACTAAAAAAGAAAGAATGGGGCATCTTTTAAAAATAAAATAAATATACTAAAATTACCTCAAAATATTGAAAAATGAGAAGTTAGATTGCTTCTCATTTTTATTTTCATAGTTCTACCATATGTGAGTTACTGATTCTTTCTCACACACTTTTTATTTAAATACTTATTTGTTGTTTTACTTTTCTTTTAAAATAAATTATAATATTATAAAATATATGAAATAAGCAAAAATGTTGCAAATGATATACCAGCTAAAAATCAATTAACAGAAGAAACTCATGCTAATACACAAGATATTCGTTCATTAGATAAATTTAAGTCATATTTAGAAAACAACAGCACATTTATTTTACCATAATTGGTTAAATGCTATATGTCAACTTATACCTTATTATTTTAATTTATAAAAGGAGGAATATTCTATGAGAAAGATTTTTATTACTTTAATTTTAATATTATCTGTATTTTCTATTGCTAATGCTCATCCATTTAAGAGTGAAAAAGAACTCACTAACTTTTTTACTCAAATTGATAAGATAATTAAAAAAGAATTGAAAAAAAATTATAGAGAAGAATATAGCAAAAGAAAAATATCAGCTGATAATGAATATTCATTTGAAATAGAAGATGATGGGACCAGTTTTTTTACAAGAAATATTGATATGAAGCCTAAAACTGAAATTACTCAGTATTTTAATAAAAAAGGTGAGTTATATATGATTTCTTCTCTTACTAGTGAAACTGATAAAGAGCTTTATGCCTTATACAGAAAGTATGATAAAAATGGAAATCTTTCTATTTATACTTATGCTATTGATGGAAAAAACACAGATAAAGGTTATTATAGTGATGGAAAATTAGCATATATAAAAGAATTAAAAATTGTAAAAGGGGAAGCTCCTATCCAAAATGGTAAATACATTGAATACTACAAAAACGGGCAAATAAAAGTACAAGGAAATCATAAAGAAGGTAAAAGAGATGGAGAGTTTAGAGCCTTTCTTAGAAATGGTAAAAGTGCAGGCTCCATTTTTTATAAAAATGGTAAAATTATAAAATCTACTTTAGTTAATAGTATGAAAGATAATGCTAGTTTTTCTATATTAACTGATATAAATTATAACTTAAATTCACATGAAATAATTACTGATGAATT
It encodes:
- a CDS encoding bifunctional 3,4-dihydroxy-2-butanone-4-phosphate synthase/GTP cyclohydrolase II; this encodes MIYKIEDVLEDIKNGIPLIIVDDENRENEGDLFVAAEKATYESINLMATFARGLTCTPMSTEYAVRLNLDPMTARNTDAKCTAFTVSVDAKEGTTTGISIADRLTTIKKLADINSVANDFTRPGHIFPLIAKDRGVLEREGHTEATVDLCKICGLTPVSVICEILKDDGTMARMDDLEIFAKEHNLKIITIADLIKYRKRTEQLMKIDVVANMPTDSGTFKIVGFDNLIDGKEHIALVKGDVAGKENVTVRIHSECFTGDILGSLRCDCGSQLKTAMRRIDRLGEGIVLYLRQEGRGIGLLNKLRAYNLQEEGMDTLDANLHLGFGADMRDYAVAAQMLKALGVKSIKLLTNNPLKINGLEEYGMPVVEREEIEIEANKINKIYLKTKKERMGHLLKIK
- a CDS encoding ABC transporter permease — translated: MKKKIFDIISALLVISILAFIFIQLSPGDPAENYLRASHLPITDELLKQKKEELGLNSPLIIQYLKWLKNVLLGNFGYSFLRKEPAIYLTFKALYATFQLTIFSTFLIILISLPIGILSAIKTGTWIDKIVISITTIFVSMPVFWLGFSLILLFSVKLNWLPVSGRGGFLNFILPSITLSVPFIGQYIEFIKKSILENIQNNLLENAVLRGLKKRYIIFNYLLKGAWIPILSGFSFTFVSILTGSILVEEIFSWPGIGFLFTKAIQAGDIPLIQACIMVFGMLFIIATHFMNSILKYLDPRIKGGKNNG
- the ribD gene encoding bifunctional diaminohydroxyphosphoribosylaminopyrimidine deaminase/5-amino-6-(5-phosphoribosylamino)uracil reductase RibD — protein: MDEVLDEKYMARAIELAKRGIGGVNPNPLVGAVVVKDGKIIGEGWHKKYGGPHAEVWALDEAGKNANGATIYVTLEPCSHQGKTPPCAKRIVESGIKKCVVACIDPNPLVAGKGIKIIEDTGIAVKLGVLEKEAKEINKIFFKYIENRIPYLFLKCGITLDGKIATRSGKSKWITNEIAREKVQFLRTKFMAIMVGINTVLKDNPSLDSRLDEEKFGIEKRNPFRVIIDPNLESPIEAKFLNFNDGKAIIVTSNDNKGLEKIEKYKNLGTIFIFLEGKIFKMQDILKELGKLGIDSVLLEGGSGLISTAFKENIVDAGEIFIAPKIIGDNSAIPFINGFNFDSMEEVFKLPNPKFNIYGDNISIEFENL
- a CDS encoding ABC transporter permease; translated protein: MAKNIKFYFAIFLLFFWIVLAIVAPIVAPYDPQYVDLSLKLLSPNKTYLLGTDALGRDILSRIIYGARLSISISLSIQIILLLISVPTGLFVGWRQGKEESFFDWLTMIFSTFPSFLLAMVLVGMLGAGISNMIISVVAVEWIYYARILKNSVISQKQNEYVKYAILKGMPARYILKKHIFPFVYGPILTASLMNIGNIILMISSFSFLGIGVQPNISEWGNMIHDSRTFFRNHPNLMLYPGIMILLAVGSFRFIASQIEEKFRGIK
- the nikA gene encoding nickel ABC transporter substrate-binding protein — its product is MKKLIKLFLMLALSLLFLVACGEKGKEETKTENTQKKTLTISWHQDIGFLNPHAYLPDQFITQGMVYEGLVNYGENGEILPSLAESWEISEDGKTYTFHLRKGVKFSDGSDFNANNVKKNFDSIFLNKERHSWFGLTGHISSYRAVDENTFEFILDEAYTPTLYDLAMIRPIRFLADAGFPDDGDTYKGIKASIGTGPWILKEHKKDEYAIFEKNPNYWGEKPILDEVVIKIIPDAETRALQFEAGELDMIYGNGLISYDTFKSYQEDPKYKTAVSDPMSTRLLMFNTTTGPLSDINLRYALTYATDKKAISEGILNGIEKPADTIFAPNMPHSKQDLKPFEYNLDKAKEYIEKAGYKMGKEFYEKDGKVLTVVFPYIATKTLDKQIAEYIQGQWKKIGVNVEIKALEEKNFWEETDDLKYNVMLNYSWGAPWDPHAYINAMATVAENGNPDYEAQLGLPMKKELDAKIHQVLLEANPEKVEQLYKEILTTLHEQAVYVPLTYQSLIAVYRDNLIGVRFMPQEYELPLSYIDKK
- the ribE gene encoding riboflavin synthase; the protein is MFTGLVEEKGSVISLNNGDKSIKLKIKANKVLENVKLGDSIATNGVCLTVTEFSKDYFVADCMFETISRSNLKRLKAGDEVNLEKSITLATPLGGHLVTGDVDCEGEIVSITQEGIAKIYEIKISRKYMRYIVEKGRATIDGASLTVISLTDDTFSVSLIPHTQEKIILGSKKVGDIVNIETDLVGKYIERFVYLDKLEEKENKKSKITKEFLLENGF
- the ribH gene encoding 6,7-dimethyl-8-ribityllumazine synthase — its product is MKVFEGKFNGKGTKIAIVAARFNEFITSKLIGGAEDILKRHEVQDDDINLFWVPGAFEIPLIAKKLAQSKKYDAVITLGAVIKGSTPHFDYVCAEVSKGVAHVSLESEIPVIFGVLTTNSIEEAIERAGTKAGNKGADAAMTAIEMINLIKGI